The following proteins are encoded in a genomic region of Pseudomonadota bacterium:
- a CDS encoding phosphoenolpyruvate carboxykinase (ATP) — translation MSGKFQDELRQLLGLETVDYRYGMSHQELLAAAVAHDRGRIRPDGPDDEHKAYATKLGLDGPLIYYTDPSCTGRPVNDTFAVAWPEIESKAWWKPDFKQFDPDRFMPLLRRVSNHLNQRRSRLYVQDVYCGWEQEHAVPYRFVGEYATHAMFARTMFPKHLPESMSHRESFRWTMLNVPSFHCIPERDGTLTERAVIVDFRHRIILVLGRADYCGVIKKSMFTVMNFQLPEIQELSMHCSANVGSGGDGAILFGLSGTGKTTLSADPNRLLIGDDEHAWTGEGISNFEDGCYAKLINLDKQAEPIIAAALSMPGTLIENVPPLPHKPLSETDPQDLNLDDASITENTRFAYPLSCNPNVADGGRGPHPNTIVLLTADAFGVLPPISVLEPEDVMYHFVSGYTSKLAGTEVGVTEPKAAFSACFGAPFMSRQPSVYARILADKMHRHEARCVMLNTGWSGGPYGVGRRMPIAHTRAMLDAALSGDLHQPGTEYHTDPYFNLKVPKLCPDVPPEVLDPRSTWSDEGEYEQFASRLRDMFRENFERKKFNELGVDPVM, via the coding sequence ATGTCGGGTAAGTTTCAGGACGAGCTTCGTCAACTATTGGGTTTGGAGACGGTGGACTATCGCTATGGTATGTCACACCAGGAGCTATTAGCAGCGGCGGTAGCGCACGACCGCGGACGTATCCGCCCAGATGGTCCCGACGATGAGCACAAGGCCTACGCTACCAAACTCGGCCTGGATGGGCCGCTGATTTATTACACCGATCCTTCCTGCACCGGACGCCCTGTCAACGACACGTTCGCCGTTGCTTGGCCGGAAATCGAATCGAAAGCGTGGTGGAAACCGGACTTCAAGCAGTTCGACCCTGATCGGTTCATGCCCCTACTCAGGCGGGTCTCGAATCACCTCAACCAAAGACGCAGCCGTTTATATGTTCAAGACGTCTATTGCGGCTGGGAGCAGGAACATGCGGTCCCTTATCGGTTCGTGGGTGAATACGCGACCCACGCGATGTTCGCCCGAACCATGTTCCCCAAGCATTTACCGGAATCGATGTCCCATCGCGAGTCGTTCCGCTGGACCATGCTCAATGTCCCGTCTTTCCATTGCATACCCGAACGTGACGGCACCTTGACTGAGCGTGCGGTGATTGTGGATTTTCGTCATCGCATCATTTTGGTGCTGGGGCGCGCCGACTACTGCGGCGTTATCAAAAAGAGCATGTTCACGGTAATGAACTTCCAGCTGCCGGAAATTCAGGAACTGTCTATGCATTGTTCCGCCAATGTGGGCTCGGGCGGCGACGGAGCCATTTTGTTCGGGCTGTCCGGTACCGGCAAAACCACCTTGTCTGCCGATCCCAATCGGCTGCTGATCGGTGATGACGAGCACGCCTGGACCGGCGAGGGTATTTCGAACTTTGAGGATGGCTGTTACGCCAAGCTCATCAATCTCGACAAACAGGCAGAACCGATTATTGCGGCGGCGTTGTCGATGCCGGGTACGCTCATCGAAAACGTGCCACCGTTGCCGCACAAACCGCTATCCGAGACCGATCCGCAGGATTTGAACTTGGATGATGCAAGCATCACCGAGAACACGCGTTTCGCCTATCCGCTCAGCTGCAATCCCAATGTCGCTGACGGCGGCCGTGGTCCTCATCCGAATACCATCGTGTTGTTGACGGCCGACGCGTTTGGAGTGCTGCCACCGATATCGGTCCTTGAGCCGGAGGATGTGATGTACCACTTCGTTAGTGGGTATACCAGTAAGTTGGCGGGAACCGAGGTGGGCGTCACTGAGCCCAAGGCCGCGTTCAGTGCCTGTTTCGGGGCTCCGTTCATGTCTCGTCAACCGTCCGTTTATGCCCGAATACTGGCGGATAAGATGCATCGGCACGAGGCGCGGTGTGTCATGTTGAATACGGGTTGGTCGGGGGGACCCTATGGGGTCGGACGGCGCATGCCCATTGCCCATACCCGAGCCATGTTGGATGCGGCGCTATCCGGTGATTTGCACCAACCTGGAACGGAGTATCACACCGATCCCTACTTCAATCTCAAAGTCCCGAAGCTGTGTCCGGATGTGCCGCCGGAAGTTTTGGATCCGCGGAGCACCTGGTCCGACGAGGGCGAGTACGAACAGTTTGCAAGCCGCTTAAGAGATATGTTCCGCGAGAATTTCGAACGCAAGAAATTCAATGAGCTCGGCGTCGACCCGGTCATGTGA
- a CDS encoding hemerythrin domain-containing protein, whose amino-acid sequence MSNPMVDLHTDHRHFAKVLNILRQELDLIQQDGDPFLELIVEALEYLRSYADEYHHPREEVIFTYHLDRSDELAEVIGRLSGQHAEIKQLTTDLLEHSEGLLHDEVLTREAYSSALENFLIKQIGHLRDEEEAVFPMLEKTFTPEDWRLIDRRMPPRPDVLFCGEEKARFKALYERIMADGTLIERTD is encoded by the coding sequence ATGTCCAATCCCATGGTTGACTTACACACCGACCACCGCCACTTCGCCAAGGTCCTGAACATCCTTCGACAGGAGTTGGATTTGATCCAGCAAGATGGCGACCCTTTTCTAGAATTGATCGTAGAGGCGCTGGAATATCTGCGCAGTTATGCCGACGAATATCACCACCCCCGGGAGGAAGTGATCTTCACTTATCACTTGGATCGCAGCGACGAATTGGCTGAGGTTATCGGCCGACTAAGTGGGCAACATGCCGAGATAAAACAGCTCACCACCGATCTTCTAGAGCATAGCGAAGGCCTCCTCCACGATGAAGTGTTAACCCGCGAGGCCTACTCATCAGCGCTGGAAAATTTCCTTATCAAACAGATTGGGCATCTCCGAGATGAAGAAGAAGCGGTATTCCCGATGCTGGAAAAAACCTTCACGCCGGAAGATTGGCGTTTGATTGACCGAAGGATGCCTCCACGCCCGGACGTGTTGTTTTGCGGGGAGGAAAAAGCACGATTTAAAGCGCTCTATGAGCGCATTATGGCGGATGGAACGCTCATCGAAAGAACGGATTAA
- the glgP gene encoding alpha-glucan family phosphorylase yields the protein MTQKHDSVFISSAQAGTTYEVEAVPQLPLILERLRELAGDLYYSWAIEVRQLFHNLDRDLWVQVGHNPKLFLRRVAQAKLNEAACDPLFLENYHRILSAYDSYLENPPRADVQRFLNPETDLVAYFCAEFGFHESLPMYSGGLGILAGDHCKAASDLGLPFFAVGLLYGYGYFTQTIDAFGNQIASYTPSNFGNLPISQVLDVEGEPLAVHLDMPDGRVSVHVWAVRVGHIRLYLLDTDVPGNAPQYRRITSELYPGDSEKRFQQELVLGVCGVRALRTLGLSPTVWHINEGHPAFQILERCREYVAQGLSFDAALEAVATTTVFTTHTPVPAGHDVFHQGLVQHYFSTFAAEMNVSMDRLLELGVGPGGQGGFNMTALATRGSRFQNGVSRIHGEVASRMLGFIWPRVPREENPVRYVTNGVHVPTFLAFEWQVLFDMTFGREWRRQLTSESFWERVDEMPDYRYWSTRQSLKSELLRDVRRLAVRQFQRNGFSELEIERHTQNLSPGDNDILIVGFARRFATYKRANLLFSDLERLIRIVSNSERPVLFLFAGKAHPKDLPGQHLIQSIYDLSRRREFVGKLILLEGYDMALARKLVAGVDIWLNTPEYPLEASGTSGQKAAINGAVNLSVLDGWWAEGYNMRNGWAIAPHITPHTDPATRDRFEAQALLDILEHQAIPLYYERNGHGYSEGWVSVSKASMKSTIPRFNASRMVLDYVRDHYSPASHAAVRLRHDEGASAQQLAEWKRRIEAGWDQVQVRRVDGVLTELPADKTLPIRIMVRLGGLRVSDVAVECVLGVKEDGGDFTIHRRIPLCAMGGESADEELFSVDLTLPLSGLQHYKLRVYPRHELMIHPLESGLLTWL from the coding sequence ATGACGCAAAAACACGATAGCGTGTTCATCAGTAGTGCGCAGGCAGGGACGACCTATGAGGTTGAGGCCGTACCCCAGCTTCCACTGATCTTGGAGCGCCTACGTGAGCTGGCTGGGGACCTCTATTACAGTTGGGCCATTGAGGTTCGCCAGCTTTTTCACAACCTGGATCGGGATTTGTGGGTCCAGGTGGGTCATAACCCCAAGTTGTTTTTGCGTCGTGTTGCCCAAGCCAAGCTGAACGAAGCGGCCTGTGATCCGTTGTTTCTCGAAAACTACCACCGGATCCTTTCTGCATACGATTCCTACCTGGAAAACCCACCGAGGGCCGATGTCCAACGTTTTCTGAATCCGGAGACGGATTTGGTGGCCTATTTCTGCGCCGAGTTCGGTTTTCACGAAAGTTTGCCCATGTATTCCGGTGGGCTGGGGATTCTCGCTGGCGATCACTGCAAGGCGGCCAGTGACTTGGGCTTGCCATTTTTCGCCGTTGGGCTGCTCTACGGGTACGGCTATTTCACTCAGACGATTGATGCATTCGGCAATCAAATTGCCAGTTACACCCCATCCAACTTCGGCAACCTGCCGATTTCCCAGGTTTTGGATGTCGAGGGAGAACCCTTGGCAGTTCATCTGGATATGCCCGACGGCCGGGTGTCCGTGCATGTGTGGGCGGTGCGAGTGGGCCACATTCGCCTATATCTGTTGGATACGGATGTGCCGGGGAATGCCCCGCAATACCGTCGGATCACCTCTGAGCTTTACCCTGGCGATAGTGAAAAACGTTTTCAGCAAGAGCTGGTGTTGGGCGTCTGCGGAGTCCGTGCTTTGCGCACGCTAGGGCTCTCGCCCACGGTGTGGCACATCAACGAGGGACATCCCGCTTTTCAAATTCTGGAGCGCTGCCGGGAATATGTGGCACAAGGTTTGAGTTTCGATGCCGCCTTGGAAGCCGTTGCAACCACCACGGTCTTCACCACGCATACGCCGGTACCGGCGGGACACGATGTTTTCCACCAAGGATTGGTTCAGCATTACTTCTCGACTTTCGCCGCAGAGATGAATGTCTCTATGGATCGGCTACTGGAGTTGGGGGTGGGCCCGGGTGGTCAAGGCGGTTTCAATATGACTGCGCTGGCGACGCGTGGCTCCCGCTTTCAGAATGGGGTCAGCCGCATTCATGGGGAAGTCGCTTCGCGCATGTTGGGTTTCATCTGGCCCCGAGTCCCACGTGAAGAGAACCCGGTGCGTTATGTCACCAACGGCGTTCACGTTCCGACCTTTCTGGCTTTTGAGTGGCAGGTGCTGTTCGATATGACATTCGGTCGGGAATGGCGTCGGCAGTTGACATCGGAATCGTTTTGGGAGCGCGTCGACGAGATGCCCGATTATCGGTATTGGAGTACCCGGCAGTCGCTTAAGTCGGAGTTGTTGCGTGATGTGCGGCGTTTGGCGGTGCGTCAATTCCAGCGTAACGGCTTCAGCGAGCTCGAGATCGAGCGGCACACGCAAAATCTTTCGCCCGGTGATAACGATATTTTGATCGTGGGATTCGCCCGTCGGTTCGCCACCTATAAGCGGGCAAACTTGCTGTTCTCCGACCTGGAGCGCTTGATCCGAATCGTATCGAACAGCGAACGGCCTGTGTTGTTTCTATTTGCCGGCAAGGCGCATCCGAAGGACTTGCCCGGCCAACACCTGATCCAGTCGATCTACGATCTGTCTCGGCGGCGGGAGTTCGTCGGAAAACTGATTTTGTTGGAAGGCTACGATATGGCGTTGGCGCGCAAGCTGGTTGCCGGCGTCGACATTTGGTTGAACACGCCCGAGTACCCGCTGGAAGCCAGTGGGACGTCCGGACAGAAAGCCGCTATTAACGGCGCGGTCAACCTGAGCGTGTTGGACGGCTGGTGGGCGGAGGGTTACAACATGCGCAATGGCTGGGCGATTGCACCGCATATCACGCCGCACACTGATCCTGCCACGCGCGACCGGTTCGAAGCACAAGCCTTATTGGATATTCTGGAGCATCAGGCCATACCGCTCTACTATGAACGCAACGGCCACGGTTATTCGGAGGGCTGGGTGTCTGTTTCCAAGGCATCGATGAAATCCACCATACCCCGCTTCAACGCCTCACGTATGGTCCTGGACTATGTCAGGGATCACTACAGCCCAGCCAGCCACGCCGCCGTTCGGCTGCGACATGACGAGGGCGCGAGCGCCCAGCAGTTGGCGGAGTGGAAGCGACGTATCGAGGCGGGTTGGGACCAAGTCCAGGTTAGACGGGTCGATGGTGTGCTCACCGAATTGCCTGCAGACAAAACCCTGCCTATTCGCATCATGGTCCGGCTGGGCGGGTTGCGTGTGAGTGATGTCGCGGTGGAGTGTGTGTTGGGCGTCAAAGAGGATGGCGGGGATTTTACCATTCATCGGCGCATTCCCTTATGCGCGATGGGGGGTGAGAGCGCAGACGAGGAGTTGTTTTCCGTCGACCTAACACTACCCTTATCCGGACTCCAGCACTACAAACTACGGGTCTATCCACGCCACGAACTGATGATTCACCCGCTGGAATCCGGGCTTTTAACTTGGCTCTAG
- the gltB gene encoding glutamate synthase large subunit: MAQRPPLRRAGLYDPDLEHDACGVGFVAHIKNQSSHDIISQGLTVLRNLTHRGAVGADPKAGDGAGILIQVPHHFYARECQSLGIQLPSPGHYAVAMVFLPTEAGARETCEALLTRLVEEEGQSILGWRELPVDNTCLGDSVRASEPVIRQLFIARSPECPDADSFERKLLVIRKRAYHATEQTGFAGKEDFYIVSLSSRTVVYKGMILAKDLEHYFPDLKDPAITSALALVHQRFSTNTMPRWSLAQPFRYLCHNGEINTLRGNVNWMTARRHNMRSEVMGADLGKIWPLISYSKSDSACLDNALELLVAGGYSLVHAMMLLIPEAWAGNPLMDAQRRAFYEYHASLMEPWDGPAAVAFTDGRQIGATLDRNGLRPARYVITDDDRVILASEAGVLDIPEERIVKKWRLQPGKMFLIDLEEGRIIDDSEIKAQLATAKPYQQWLDQTQTWLDTLPREIGRMAPDRQTLLDRQQAFGYTEEDIKFFLEPMTLTGQDPIGAMGQDIPLAVLSHRPKLLSDYFKQNFAQVTNPPIDPIREELVMSLTSFIGPRPNLLDLNAGGNLRRLAVKQPILSNTDLERIRAIEHHLDRAFRTRTLSMCYPASNGAGGMQLALDRLCEQATDAVREGYNILVLSDRDVAADQIAIPALLATAAVHHHLIRQGLRTASGLVVETGEARRVHDFCLLAGYGAEAINPYLVFDVVTALLPGLSEPVAEADAHQRYIKAVDKGILKVMSKMGISTYQSYCGAQIFDAVGLSTDFIERYFTGTHSTIEGVGLAEIAAETAQRHGRAFGGASELKDALDPGGEIAYRMQGETHIWNAQTVSLLQHAVRKGDFEQFKAYTAAINDQSAQLKNLRGLFEFRFDRPPVPLDEVEPAEEIVKRFATGAMSFGSLSWEAHTNMAIAMNRLGAKSNSGEGGEDAIRYQPTPEGDSMSSAIKQVASARFGVTADYLVHAKDIQIKMAQGAKPGEGGQLPGHKVDEAIARVRHSTPGVGLISPPPHHDIYSIEDLAQLIYDLKNVNPEARISVKLVSEVGVGTVAAGVAKAHANHLTISGHEGGTGASPLTSIHFAGSPWEIGLAETQQTLVLNRLRGRLAVQVDGGIRTGRDIVVGALLGADEFGIGTAALIAQGCIMMRKCHLNTCPVGIATQDGELRRRFPGTPDDLVRFFMFLAQEVRSIMAELGYRRFSDMVGHSERLNMRPALDHWKARGLDFSRILHPPKLTPGDPIAHCQTQHHDLGEVLDRQLIAAAKKAFDCEGPVTLSVTARNTDRSIGAMLSGEVARRYGATGLSDDKVHVNLTGCAGQSFGAFVGPGITLDLTGEANDYVGKGLCGGRLIIRPPATHRRAAESNIIVGNTVLYGATSGEAYIRGIAGERFAVRNSGAIAVVEGVGDHGCEYMTGGLVVVLGETGRNFAAGMSGGIAYVLDLAGDFRQRCNLAMVDLEPIADEAAHGTVLEHHGGELTTHGWVDVSPHMTQRDAEQLHALIHRHHQLTGSDRAADILEHWTQFMPRFVKIIPIEYRHALERLQAHARPTRRSGVSLTMGG; this comes from the coding sequence ATGGCGCAGCGCCCTCCGCTTCGCCGAGCGGGTTTATATGACCCCGATCTCGAACACGATGCTTGCGGCGTCGGCTTTGTCGCTCACATCAAAAACCAGTCCAGCCACGACATCATCAGCCAGGGGCTGACGGTACTGCGCAATCTCACCCACCGTGGCGCAGTGGGTGCCGACCCCAAGGCGGGCGACGGCGCCGGTATTTTGATTCAAGTTCCCCATCACTTTTACGCCAGAGAGTGCCAATCGCTCGGAATTCAACTGCCTTCGCCAGGTCACTACGCTGTCGCCATGGTGTTCTTGCCCACCGAAGCCGGTGCCAGGGAGACCTGTGAAGCGCTATTGACCCGACTGGTCGAGGAAGAGGGCCAAAGCATTCTCGGTTGGCGCGAGTTACCGGTCGACAATACCTGCCTTGGCGATTCGGTCCGGGCCAGCGAACCGGTCATCCGACAGCTATTCATCGCCCGGAGCCCCGAATGCCCGGATGCCGACAGCTTCGAGCGCAAGCTTTTGGTCATTCGCAAACGGGCTTATCACGCCACCGAACAAACCGGTTTCGCCGGCAAGGAAGACTTCTACATAGTCTCCCTGTCATCACGAACGGTGGTCTATAAGGGCATGATCCTGGCAAAGGATCTCGAGCACTACTTCCCGGATTTGAAAGACCCGGCGATAACCTCCGCCCTGGCCCTGGTTCACCAGCGGTTCTCCACCAATACCATGCCGCGCTGGTCCTTGGCGCAACCGTTTCGTTATCTCTGTCACAACGGCGAGATCAACACACTTCGCGGCAATGTGAACTGGATGACCGCCCGTCGCCACAACATGCGCTCGGAAGTCATGGGCGCCGATCTGGGTAAGATTTGGCCCCTAATCAGCTACTCCAAATCCGACTCGGCCTGCCTGGACAACGCTTTGGAGCTACTGGTGGCTGGGGGTTATTCGCTGGTTCATGCCATGATGCTGCTCATTCCAGAAGCTTGGGCCGGCAACCCGTTGATGGACGCCCAGCGCCGTGCGTTTTACGAATACCACGCCTCGCTCATGGAACCGTGGGACGGACCGGCCGCGGTTGCCTTCACCGACGGCCGGCAGATCGGTGCCACCCTCGATCGCAATGGCCTGCGTCCGGCACGCTATGTCATCACCGACGATGACCGCGTGATCCTGGCGTCGGAAGCCGGAGTACTGGACATCCCCGAGGAGCGCATCGTCAAAAAATGGCGACTACAGCCGGGAAAAATGTTTCTGATCGACCTGGAGGAAGGTCGAATCATCGACGACAGCGAAATTAAAGCGCAGCTGGCGACCGCCAAGCCCTATCAACAGTGGCTCGACCAAACGCAGACCTGGTTGGACACATTGCCGCGGGAAATCGGCCGCATGGCGCCTGACCGGCAAACGCTGCTGGACCGCCAGCAAGCTTTTGGTTACACCGAAGAAGACATCAAGTTTTTTCTCGAACCCATGACGCTTACGGGCCAAGACCCCATCGGTGCCATGGGGCAGGACATTCCCTTGGCGGTCTTGTCGCACCGACCCAAACTGCTCTCCGACTACTTCAAACAAAATTTCGCCCAGGTGACCAACCCGCCGATCGACCCCATCCGCGAGGAATTGGTCATGTCCCTGACTTCTTTCATCGGGCCGCGCCCCAATTTGCTCGATCTGAACGCGGGTGGGAACCTGCGCCGATTGGCGGTCAAGCAGCCGATTCTTTCCAACACCGACCTGGAACGGATCCGCGCCATCGAGCACCATCTGGACCGGGCCTTCCGAACCCGGACCTTGTCCATGTGCTACCCGGCCTCAAACGGGGCTGGCGGCATGCAATTGGCCTTGGACCGGCTCTGCGAACAAGCGACCGACGCCGTGCGCGAAGGCTACAACATCCTGGTCCTCTCGGACCGTGATGTCGCCGCCGATCAGATCGCGATACCGGCCCTACTGGCGACCGCGGCGGTCCATCACCATCTCATTCGCCAAGGCCTTCGAACCGCGTCCGGGCTGGTAGTAGAAACGGGCGAGGCCCGGCGCGTCCACGACTTTTGTCTGCTGGCGGGATACGGCGCCGAGGCCATCAATCCGTATTTGGTATTCGACGTCGTGACCGCCTTGCTGCCCGGCCTGTCTGAACCCGTGGCCGAGGCGGACGCACATCAGCGGTATATCAAGGCGGTGGACAAAGGCATCCTGAAGGTGATGTCGAAGATGGGTATCTCTACCTACCAGTCCTACTGCGGCGCGCAGATTTTCGATGCCGTCGGCCTGTCGACGGACTTCATCGAGCGCTACTTCACGGGCACCCACAGCACCATCGAAGGGGTAGGCTTGGCCGAAATCGCTGCAGAAACCGCGCAACGTCACGGTCGGGCCTTCGGCGGTGCATCCGAGCTGAAAGACGCCCTCGACCCCGGCGGTGAGATCGCCTATCGGATGCAAGGCGAGACGCACATCTGGAACGCGCAGACGGTTTCCCTGTTACAGCACGCGGTGCGCAAGGGCGATTTTGAACAGTTCAAGGCGTACACCGCGGCGATCAACGATCAAAGTGCTCAGTTGAAAAATCTGCGCGGACTGTTCGAATTCCGCTTCGACCGGCCGCCGGTACCCCTGGACGAAGTCGAACCGGCCGAAGAGATCGTAAAGCGCTTCGCCACCGGCGCCATGTCGTTCGGATCTTTGTCCTGGGAAGCGCACACCAATATGGCCATCGCCATGAACCGGCTGGGCGCCAAGTCGAACAGCGGCGAGGGGGGCGAGGACGCTATTCGTTACCAGCCAACCCCCGAAGGCGATTCGATGAGCTCCGCCATCAAGCAGGTCGCCTCAGCACGCTTCGGGGTCACCGCCGACTATCTGGTCCATGCCAAGGACATCCAGATCAAGATGGCGCAGGGAGCCAAACCGGGCGAAGGCGGTCAACTGCCGGGACACAAAGTGGATGAGGCCATCGCCCGGGTACGTCATTCGACTCCCGGCGTCGGGCTGATCTCACCGCCACCGCACCATGATATCTATTCCATCGAAGATCTGGCCCAGCTGATCTATGACTTGAAGAACGTCAACCCTGAGGCACGCATCAGCGTCAAGCTGGTGTCCGAGGTGGGCGTGGGCACGGTGGCCGCCGGCGTGGCCAAAGCCCATGCCAACCACCTGACCATCTCCGGCCACGAAGGCGGCACCGGCGCCAGCCCGCTGACCTCCATTCACTTCGCGGGCTCACCCTGGGAAATCGGCTTGGCCGAAACGCAACAAACACTGGTTCTCAATCGCTTGCGCGGCCGCCTCGCCGTGCAAGTGGATGGCGGCATCCGAACCGGGCGCGATATCGTCGTCGGCGCTTTGTTGGGCGCCGACGAATTCGGCATCGGCACCGCCGCACTGATCGCCCAAGGGTGCATCATGATGCGCAAATGCCATCTCAATACTTGTCCGGTGGGCATCGCGACCCAAGATGGTGAACTGCGACGCCGATTCCCCGGCACCCCGGACGATCTGGTTCGTTTCTTCATGTTTCTTGCCCAGGAGGTCCGATCGATCATGGCCGAGTTGGGCTACCGCCGATTCAGCGACATGGTCGGTCACAGCGAGCGGCTGAACATGCGACCGGCGCTCGACCACTGGAAGGCCCGGGGCCTGGATTTCTCTAGGATTCTCCATCCCCCCAAGCTGACGCCGGGTGATCCCATCGCCCACTGCCAGACACAACACCACGACCTCGGCGAGGTGTTGGATCGACAACTGATCGCAGCGGCCAAAAAAGCCTTCGATTGCGAGGGACCGGTCACCCTGTCGGTGACCGCCCGTAACACCGACCGAAGTATCGGCGCCATGCTCTCGGGAGAAGTTGCTCGTCGCTATGGCGCAACCGGGCTGAGCGACGATAAGGTGCACGTGAATCTCACGGGCTGCGCAGGTCAGAGTTTCGGCGCTTTCGTCGGACCGGGCATCACGCTGGACCTGACCGGTGAGGCCAACGACTACGTCGGCAAAGGTCTGTGCGGCGGCCGCTTGATCATCCGCCCGCCCGCCACGCATCGACGGGCTGCGGAAAGCAACATCATCGTCGGCAACACCGTGCTCTATGGCGCCACATCCGGCGAGGCCTATATCCGCGGCATCGCCGGAGAGCGCTTCGCAGTCCGCAATTCTGGCGCCATTGCAGTCGTCGAAGGCGTGGGCGATCACGGCTGTGAATACATGACCGGCGGTCTCGTGGTCGTCTTGGGCGAAACGGGCCGCAATTTTGCCGCGGGCATGAGCGGCGGTATCGCCTATGTACTCGATTTAGCAGGCGATTTCCGCCAACGCTGCAACCTGGCGATGGTGGATTTGGAACCCATCGCCGATGAGGCAGCCCACGGCACGGTACTGGAACACCACGGGGGCGAACTCACCACCCACGGCTGGGTGGACGTCAGTCCTCATATGACGCAGCGGGATGCCGAACAGCTCCACGCCCTCATCCATCGGCACCACCAATTGACCGGCAGCGACCGTGCCGCGGACATCCTTGAGCATTGGACGCAGTTCATGCCCCGCTTCGTCAAAATCATTCCCATCGAATACCGCCACGCGTTGGAACGTCTGCAGGCTCACGCCCGCCCCACCCGACGCAGCGGCGTCAGCCTGACGATGGGAGGCTAA